From the genome of Gammaproteobacteria bacterium, one region includes:
- the glyQ gene encoding glycine--tRNA ligase subunit alpha, producing the protein MYFQDLIFNLQQYWAGQGCVVVQPYDMEMGAGTFHPATFLAAIGPEPARTAYAQPCRRPTDGRYGENPNRLQHYYQFQVILKPSPSNIQELYLGSLKKLGIDVLTNDIRFVEDNWESPTLGAWGLGWEVWLNGMEVTQFTYFQQVGALECRPVTGEITYGLERIAMYLQGVDSIFDLQWNERFTYGDIFHQNEVEFSGFNFEHANTELLFRQFDDCESECKRLVEAGVPLPAYEMVLKASHAFNLLDARSAISVTERARYIGRVRGLARLIAQAYYDSREALGFPKLKAVKGKEAANG; encoded by the coding sequence TTGTATTTCCAGGACCTGATTTTCAACCTTCAGCAATATTGGGCTGGCCAGGGCTGCGTCGTGGTTCAGCCGTATGACATGGAAATGGGCGCTGGCACATTTCATCCGGCGACTTTCCTCGCGGCCATTGGCCCCGAGCCTGCACGCACCGCCTACGCGCAACCTTGCCGTCGACCTACAGATGGTCGGTACGGTGAAAATCCCAACCGGCTTCAGCATTACTACCAGTTCCAGGTCATCCTGAAACCGTCACCATCCAATATCCAGGAGCTGTACCTGGGCTCATTGAAAAAGCTGGGTATTGATGTGTTAACCAACGATATTCGTTTTGTTGAAGACAACTGGGAGTCGCCCACCCTTGGTGCCTGGGGCCTGGGCTGGGAAGTCTGGCTGAACGGTATGGAAGTCACCCAGTTCACTTACTTTCAGCAGGTGGGCGCGCTGGAATGCAGGCCGGTAACCGGTGAAATTACCTATGGTCTTGAGCGTATCGCCATGTACCTTCAGGGTGTAGACAGTATTTTTGATCTGCAATGGAACGAGAGATTTACTTACGGCGACATTTTTCACCAGAACGAGGTGGAATTTTCAGGATTCAATTTTGAACATGCCAACACCGAGTTGTTGTTCAGGCAATTTGATGATTGCGAATCCGAGTGCAAGCGCCTGGTGGAAGCCGGCGTGCCGCTGCCGGCCTATGAAATGGTGCTGAAAGCCTCGCATGCATTTAACCTGCTGGATGCACGCAGTGCCATTAGCGTCACCGAGCGTGCGCGTTATATTGGCCGCGTGCGCGGACTGGCACGATTGATTGCGCAAGCGTATTACGATTCCCGTGAAGCTCTTGGTTTTCCGAAGCTCAAGGCAGTAAAGGGCAAGGAGGCAGCCAATGGCTAA